A genomic stretch from Orcinus orca chromosome 14, mOrcOrc1.1, whole genome shotgun sequence includes:
- the UBE2D1 gene encoding ubiquitin-conjugating enzyme E2 D1 isoform X2 → MALKRIQKELSDLQRDPPAHCSAGPVGDDLFHWQATIMGPPDSAYQGGVFFLTVHFPTDYPFKPPKIAFTTKIYHPNINSNGSICLDILRSQWSPALTVSKVLLSICSLLCDPNPDDPLVPDIAQIYKSDKEKYNRHAREWTQKYAM, encoded by the exons gAATTGAGTGATCTACAGCGCGACCCACCTGCTCACTGTTCGGCTGGACCTGTGGGAGATGACT TGTTCCACTGGCAAGCAACTATTATGGGGCCT CCTGATAGCGCATATCAAGGTGGAGTCTTCTTTCTCACTGTACATTTTCCGACAGACTATCCTTTTAAACCACcaaag atTGCTTTCACAACAAAAATTTACCATCCAAACATAAACAGTAATGGAAGTATTTGTCTTGATATCCTGAGGTCACAATGGTCACCAGCTCTGACTGTATCAAAAG TTTTATTGTCCATATGTTCTCTGCTTTGTGACCCTAATCCAGATGACCCCTTAGTACCAGATATTGCACAAATctataaatcagacaaagaaaa ATACAACAGACACGCAAGAGAATGGACTCAGAAATATGCAATGTAA
- the UBE2D1 gene encoding ubiquitin-conjugating enzyme E2 D1 isoform X3: MTPDSAYQGGVFFLTVHFPTDYPFKPPKIAFTTKIYHPNINSNGSICLDILRSQWSPALTVSKVLLSICSLLCDPNPDDPLVPDIAQIYKSDKEKYNRHAREWTQKYAM, translated from the exons ATGACT CCTGATAGCGCATATCAAGGTGGAGTCTTCTTTCTCACTGTACATTTTCCGACAGACTATCCTTTTAAACCACcaaag atTGCTTTCACAACAAAAATTTACCATCCAAACATAAACAGTAATGGAAGTATTTGTCTTGATATCCTGAGGTCACAATGGTCACCAGCTCTGACTGTATCAAAAG TTTTATTGTCCATATGTTCTCTGCTTTGTGACCCTAATCCAGATGACCCCTTAGTACCAGATATTGCACAAATctataaatcagacaaagaaaa ATACAACAGACACGCAAGAGAATGGACTCAGAAATATGCAATGTAA